The following is a genomic window from Phalacrocorax carbo chromosome 19, bPhaCar2.1, whole genome shotgun sequence.
gtgctgctttccgtGTGGGGCCGTGTCTGTGAGTCCTGCAGGGCCCCGACTGTCGTGGCTCCCCCACCAAAGGGCCGCcccccctggggaaggggacaggggagtcccccaccaccattgcctgctctgctggcggTGACTCGTCCCTGGGGGAGGCTCGGTGCCCTTTGGGGCTTGCTGGCTGTGATGTGGGGCTCAGCGGGGCTTTTGCACCCCTTGGGTGCCATTTCCCCGTggcccctgtgctccctccccctcccacgcaggcacagagccgttctggagaaacaacttttaatggaaaaaaacacaaggcaacaggCAAAATCAAAGCTACCctaccccacccaccctccaacagcctccccgccctccgcccctaaacaccacccccactcccccgccCTCCACCTCAGCCCCACGCTGCATCTAATCCCCGCCTTGCCACCCCCTCTAATCCCGCCCTGCCACCcgcgtgctgcctgccagagccctgcgctTGCTGGCGGCCTTTGGCAAGGGGCTCTTCCCCCGCTTCTTGCCCCgtgcccctgccatggcaggctggggccctggcagctccctccccgcatccccccacggctcctgcagctccagcccgaTGCTCTGGACAAACTCTTCCAGGCTCAGGGTGGCGTCGGCGGTCTCAGGGACGCTGtagtcagggctgagcagctcctcggGCAGAGCGAGTGAGGCGAGGTCGCAGGGGGGGATGCCTGCGCTGGCGGCACCAgggtccccaggcatggggccgctgctgggaccCTCCGGGCTGATCCCCGACTCGTCCATGGAGCAGCCAAAGAACCTGAGGGCCTCGTGGAGAGGCACCTCATCGGGCAGCGCAAGGTCAGCGGCCGGGTCTCCCAGCGGCTggttgtggggagcagcagaggggctggtgtggACGTGGGTGCCCAGGGGGATGTTGGTGCCCGGGTGTGCCCCCGCGGGGGTGCCGCTGACAGCGATGTtggtgtgtgctggctgcccctCGGCGTGCTCATAGGCGGGGATGGCCGTCGGCGAGATCGGGGAGGCTGTGGCCACCGCTCCAGCCTCTGCGCAGGTGCCACcggggtccccaggcatggggccgctgctgggccctccctggctgagcccctccGCATCCAGGGAGCAACCAAGGAGCCTTAGGGCCTCTTCAAGAAGCTCCTTGTCAGAGACTccaaggccagcagctgggtccccaagaccttggttgtgggtggcagcagaggggctggtggggacgtTGGTGCCTGGTGGCATGTTGCATGCCGAGGGTGCAGCCGTGCCTTCAGCGTGCTGGAGGCCAGAGCTGGACGGCGGCTGcaccggggaggctggggccaccactctcctctgctcttggtAGGGGGCGTGGTGTTGGGGTTGGCCGTGgggggtgcgtggggctgcccaggccaggcaggtcgcgcagcccccggggccccaGAGGCCAGCACCCGGCAGAGAAGCGGCACCGTGGGCGAGCGTGGCGGTGGCCCGTGGAAGCAGGCTGGTGGTTGTGCGCTGCATGTGGAACGCCCGCGGGTCGAAGAAGCAGCCCCGTggaggcctctgcagccctgtgggggtgaGTGGGAGCCGTGTTGGTCCACGGGGACCCTGCAGGGGCacctgctgagccagccccCATTGCCTGTagcccccgtctctgcaccaggtaCGTTAGGAGCTTGTGGCCGGGGCGCTCCCCGCCTCTGGGGTGATCTGCTGTGCCGGCAAGGTGGGCTTggaaactggggaggaggttCAGTTTGAGAGGGTGAAATGGGAGGGATGTCCCCAAGCCTTTGGGGAATTCTCTGGAAATTGGATGCGGTGGGCTCCCGTCAGCCAGGGGAGGGCAGCGATGCTCACTCAGGCTTGCTGAAGGCCTGTGCCATAtctgccggggggctggggatggtggtgggggggctgAAGGTGCCCGTGGGTCGGGGATGCTGAAGGTGTTGGGGTGGccgagcagagaggggtgccgtacctgctggtggtgcctgtggGGCGTGGGTTGCCACCGCCggtgggggtgcccaggctgcggggaagggctgctcctgcgcgggcagtgggcacaggttggctgagcctgaaagagagacaggagcGATGGCCGGTGGTGAGCTCCGCTCTTGCCCCCAGGAGCggtccccgggctgcagggctgggctcgttGCCTacctggtggggagaaggtttcGGGGAGTACAAAAGTGTGGAggagccggggtgccggggcggcacGGGAGCCGCGCGGTGGGAGCCCCAGTGGTGGCCGCGCCATGGTTCGTTGTGGTTGTTGGCCTCTAAGGAGACTCTGGGGTCTCCCGGGACAGAACGTGTCGGCTGTCCGTGTTCCGCCATGCCCCtagagcctccccagctcctcctggggagggaaagggttaaggggggctggggtgcccccgATGTGTTGCGGGTTCATCAGCTGTCAGCGGCGGTGGGTACAAGTGGCTGTTTCTGGAAGCCTTTGGTCCCTTTGCGGAGCTGGGCTCTCCTTGGGATTCGCGGTCCCCGGTGGAACGAGTCCCACGCCCGGAGTGCTGGGATGGCGGGTAGgggctcttcaggaggggtgggcagggcaggcgaggtggCGGTGCCGACGTGGatggtggaaagggaggggttTGATGGTGCAGCCCTTGCAGTCAGCGGTGCTGTGgtcgggaggctgcgggggaggACCAGGCGGgtggcagccaaggcagctgttggagtggctgtgtgctgcCGATGGCCCAGCCGGCATGCCGGCAGCGGGGAGTTAGCCTATAGGTGATTAGGAGGAATCTGtggcctgggagccaggcttccacttgccaggcatcagccgggaatgccatcctgctgtgaggagcaggcctGGAAAAATCCTGGACTTTGCTGGGGAGAAGTCGTTTTCACACAGCCTCAGGGATCCCCCCGGGAAAGAGGCCCTCCTCGACTTGCTGGTTGTGAATGGAGGAGGGCtggtgggagaagggatggtCTTGGCCGCAGTGATGGTGAAGCGGTTGAGTTGCAAACGGTCCGtgtaatgagaaagaaggagagcagagttgCTCCCCTGGCTTTTGAGAGAGCAAACGTCAAGCTCACCTCGCAACCACAGTCATGATCCAACTGGTTTCTTTGGAGCGGTGGTACAGTCACCTCTTGCTCCCAAGAGTTTAAAGGGGGCAAAGCGTCGGTGAGTTTAATACCCAGCGTGGATCATCATTCTTCAAGTGTCTTTCAGCTGTTGTCGTTCGCAATCAGTCAACAGTCGACCTACCACGAACTATCAACCCTGCAGCAATCTTCAACATTCGAACGGTGACTAACAGTAGCAACGAGCAAACATACGAACATCATCCTGGGGTTGTGTTGGGACATCCATCTCCCATAGGGATAGGGTTTGAAGGGGGAATGTCAAGTGCATGGGTGCAGACTGGGGGCGTGGCCATTTCACACATGGCATTTAGGGCAGCGTTAGCCTCAGGGACAGCTTTTAAGGGAGCGACCCCTTCACAGCGGACACGGATTTCCGTAGCGTGCTCTTAATACAGCTGATAATAATACAAACTACCACAATTACGATGATGACCGTTagcaaagactgagggaggCTACTTAGCCTCCCCAACAGGGAAATCCCAAAcgcactgaaaactttccccAGGCACTTAGTCCCTAGCGCAGTGGGCATTTCTCTGGTGTCTTTGGCCATTCTCTTCACCTCGTTCATCTGTTCTCGTAGTGGCACTGAAACGTGTGCCATGTGGACGCAACTGTCACCTCCCGATAGCTTCAGCTTCCCGCATACGCCTTTCTCCCTCGGCAGGAGGAAGTCTAACACAGCTCAGATTTGAGCAGTCGTCTTGCTGGTTTCTTGCAGTCGATGCTTTAAGAGGCCTAGGCTATCATGTGCAGAGTTTGTTAGTGCCTCTAGCTGCAGGCTTGGGTCTAGGAGAGAGTGTTTCGGACTGGAGGGATCCCGATTCCAAAGACTGCGCGCGGTGGcggtgcagctggtgcaggggacaggagtGTTGGGGCGAGGACGATGCTCGGGGCGGGCGAGCGTGCGAGATGAGACGGTGAGCGGCAGCATCCccgggagctgcgccgtgccatgCTGATGGCACCGGGACTGCGCCCGTGCAGGCCCCAACGGGACTCCTAACGCCCCAGCGGCACCACTGGGACTGCCCGAAGGAAGGGGCTTATCCCCTACGactgccggtgccgggggctgctctGACGGGACCTCAGCCCGCACCTTCTGCAAGACCCACCCGCAAAGCTGAGGCGGCTCCCCAAAGTCGCCGTTGGCTGCACTGGGCCCACGTTGCAGCAATAAAGAGGGACGAAGCTTCGGGGCACTTTCTGGCCAATGCCATGTCTTGTCATTATTCTTACtggttccccctctcccaaccccgcctccttcctggtgttGCAGCTGCCCATGGCGGAGCccgagaaggggaggagggtccctgcctggcctgcagctccctccctcgccATTCTTGGTGTCGTTTGGGGACCTTTTGGTGCGGCAGTGAGGCAAAGGCGTGCTTCGGGGCTGCGCACAGTGGGCCCCGAGGAAGGGCGCGATTGTCTTGCGGGCCTTTGAGGGCCTTTGCAgcgagccctgtccctgctggaggggacgCCGGTCGTGCTCAAGACGAAGGCCTTGCAGGccctgttgggggggggtgtgccctccccggcccccgagctctgCCCTTGTCGCAGAGGCTCTGGGTGTCCGCCAGGAGCCGAGGGGGAGCCCTcgccctccccctcttctttatctagtgaggctcagggaagctgtagcCCTCCATGTGGTACGGAACCCTTGTCCcaggggctctgtgctgctgtccGTGTGGGGCCGTGTCTGTGAGTCCTGCAGGGCCCCGACTGTCGTGGCTCCCCCACCAAAGGGCCGCcccccctggggaaggggacaggggagtcccccaccaccattgcctgctctgctggcggTGACTCGTCCCTGGGGGAGGCTCGGTGCCCTTTGGGGCTTGCTGGCTGTGATGTGGGGCTCAGCGGGGCTTTTGCACCCCTTGGGTGCCATTTCCCCATggcccctgtgctccctccccctcccacgcaggcacagagccgttctggagaaacaacttttaatggaaaaaaacacaaggcaacaggtaaaatcaaagctaccctaccccacccaccctccaacagcctccccgccctccgcccctaaacaccacccccactcccccgccCTCCACCTCAGCCCCACGCTGCATCTAATCCCCGCCATGCCACCCCCTCTAATCCCGCCCTGCCACCcgcgtgctgcctgccagagccctgcgctTGCTGGCGGCCTTTGGCAAGGGGCTCTTCCCCCGCTTCTTGCCCCgtgcccctgccatggcaggctggggccctggcagctccctccccgcatccccccacggctcctgcagctccagcccgaTGCTCTGGACAAACTCTTCCAGGCTCAGGGTGGCGTCGGCGGTCTCGGGGACGCTGtagtcagggctgagcagctcctcggGCAGAGCGAGTGAGGCGAGGTCGCAGGGGGGGATGCCTGCGCTGGTGGCACCAGGGTCCCCGGgcgtggggccgctgctgggaccCTCCGGGCTGATCCCCGACTCGTCCACGGAGCAGCCAAAGAACCTGAGGGCCTCGTGGAGAGGCACCTCATCGGGCAGCGCAAGGTCAGCGGCCGGGTCTCCCAGCGGCTggttgtggggagcagcagaggggctggtgtggACGTGGGTGCCCAGGGGGATGTTGGTGCCCGGGTGTGCCCCCGCGGGGGTGCCGCTGACAGCGATGTtggtgtgtgctggctgcccctCGGCGTGCTCATAGGCGGGGATGGCCGTCGGCGAGATCGGGGAGGCTGTGGCCACCGCTCCAGCCTCTGCGCAGGTGCCACcggggtccccaggcatggggccgctgctgggccctccctggctgagcccctccGCATCCAGGGAGCAACCAAGGAGCCTTAGGGCCTC
Proteins encoded in this region:
- the LOC135316463 gene encoding proline-rich protein 22-like — protein: MARPPLGLPPRGSRAAPAPRLLHTFVLPETFSPPGSANLCPLPAQEQPFPAAWAPPPAVATHAPQAPPAGLQRPPRGCFFDPRAFHMQRTTTSLLPRATATLAHGAASLPGAGLWGPGGCATCLAWAAPRTPHGQPQHHAPYQEQRRVVAPASPVQPPSSSGLQHAEGTAAPSACNMPPGTNVPTSPSAATHNQGLGDPAAGLGVSDKELLEEALRLLGCSLDAEGLSQGGPSSGPMPGDPGGTCAEAGAVATASPISPTAIPAYEHAEGQPAHTNIAVSGTPAGAHPGTNIPLGTHVHTSPSAAPHNQPLGDPAADLALPDEVPLHEALRFFGCSMDESGISPEGPSSGPMPGDPGAASAGIPPCDLASLALPEELLSPDYSVPETADATLSLEEFVQSIGLELQEPWGDAGRELPGPQPAMAGARGKKRGKSPLPKAASKRRALAGSTRVAGRD
- the LOC135316464 gene encoding proline-rich protein 22-like codes for the protein MARPPLGLPPRGSRAAPAPRLLHTFVLPETFSPPGSANLCPLPAQEQPFPAAWAPPPAVATHAPQAPPAGLQRPPRGCFFDPRAFHMRRTTTSLLPRATATLAHGAASLPGAGLWGPGGCATCLAWAAPRTPHGQPQHHAPYQEQRRAVAPASPVQPPSSSGLQHAEGTAAPSACNMPPGTNVPTSPSTATHNQGLGDPAAGLGVSDKELLEEALRLLGCSLDAEGLSQGGPSSGPMPGDPGGTCAEAGAVATASPISPTAIPAYEHAEGQPAHTNIAVSGTPAGAHPGTNIPLGTHVHTSPSAAPHNQPLGDPAADLALPDEVPLHEALRFFGCSVDESGISPEGPSSGPTPGDPGATSAGIPPCDLASLALPEELLSPDYSVPETADATLSLEEFVQSIGLELQEPWGDAGRELPGPQPAMAGARGKKRGKSPLPKAASKRRALAGSTRVAGRD